In Brienomyrus brachyistius isolate T26 unplaced genomic scaffold, BBRACH_0.4 scaffold169, whole genome shotgun sequence, the following are encoded in one genomic region:
- the LOC125728137 gene encoding cytohesin-2-like, with translation MDLSPEKHSELEDIRLRKGALLLEIQRLREALREALMEVEVLESSTKRSQILEKNRHVAMGRKKFNMDPKKGILFMVQNNLLRHTSEDIAQLLYKGEGLNKTAIGDYLGERDDFNIQVLQTFLGLHEFVGFNLVQALRQFRLPGEAQKIDSMMEAFAQRYCQCNPGVFQNIDTCYVLSFSIIMLNTSLHNPNV, from the coding sequence atggacctgagtccagagaagcactctgaacttgaggacatccggctgaggaaaggagcccttctgctggagatccagaggctgcgggaggcgctgagagaggccctcatggaagtggaggtccttgaatccagcaccaaacgcagccaaatcttagaaaagaataggcatgtcgccatgggaagaaagaaattcaacatggaccctaagaagggtatcctgttcatggtacaaaacaatcttctccggcacacgtctgaggacatcgcccagctcctatacaagggagaggggctgaacaaaacagccattggggattacctgggtgagagagacgacttcaatatccaagtcctccaaacatttcttgggcttcatgaattcgtagggttcaacctggtacaggctctcaggcagttccgtctgccaggagaagcacaaaagattgacagtatgatggaggcctttgcgcagaggtactgtcaatgtaatcctggagtcttccagaacattgacacttgctatgtactttcattttccataatcatgctaaacactagccttcataatccaaatgtgtga